The Trichomycterus rosablanca isolate fTriRos1 chromosome 6, fTriRos1.hap1, whole genome shotgun sequence DNA segment ACTCCGACTCGTGAACAAACTCTTCAGTGCCTGTACATTCACACCACAAAGACAAACGTCACACCTGCAATTATGTGACTTAAAGGGCACATAATACTGTTTATGTAGGATGTTAATCAGAGAGTCTGTCTTATACACACACGGCAGAATAAATGAGTATTTACCTTATAGTCGTTGATGGAAAACATGAGCTCTGGGAAGCGTGGAAGCTGAAAGAAGAAGAAGTAACTGGACTTGAGCAGCTGACTGGGGTGACGAAGAGCGTAATCTGAAAAAGAACACAACGCATCAGTGTTAACTAGGCAGGTTAAAAGCTAACTGAAATTTCTTTCCTGCAGCTTACAGCTGATATTCGAATAGAAAGTGGACCTTCAGATGTTACACACATCAGTatcataaagaaaagctttaaGCTGTGCTAGAATCTAACCAGTGCTGGCACACTACTGTGATAAACTGTGAGTTccaatcttagctgtgctactGATTTGGCCGGATGTCTGACAGACACAATTATCTGTGTCTGTGGGTAAGAGGTCGGATGTGGGATTCACCTGTCTGACATACTGCCATCACGGTGACTGGCCAAGGCAACAGTCTCTGTACATGATAAAACTCTGAGCGAGTGCTCACTGCTTTGCTTGCTGGTGAATAATAAGCAACCAGCTATAACCGACTCGTCctggagggtgtgtgtgatAGTCTGTGGTCTTCCTGCGACCAGAGCAAGGTGGTGCAACTGCAGAAGGTTGCAAAAATCTGtatttatacagtaaaaatgcAGCTCAGTACTTTACAAAGTAAAAAGagcagtggctaagtgggtagcactgttacctcacagcaagaaggtcctgggttcaatcctcaggtggggcggtccgtgtcctttctgtgtggagtttgcatgttctccccgtgtctgtgtgggtttcctatttACATATGTACATAATCTACACCTGAAGTAAGCCAGTATTTACCTCCCTCACGTCCCCATTCACGCCCTCCTCTAGGCAGAAGAACCTGAACCAGGCGGAGGATGCTGCTCTGAGACAGCATCACTCGAACGATCCTCTAATATTACCTTTCTTAAAAGTACTTCCAGTACTGAGCCTTAGATGTCAGCGTGACATAAAAGAAGATTGCAGGCATAAAAAGAACTTGAGGAGATAGAAGAGCTTACCGGCAAACACACTCGGATGAGGACTGTTCAGCACAACCAGCTTCACCACCATCTCAGGATAATAAATAGCAAAGAGCCACGCGATGATGCCACCCCAGTCATGGCCCACCAAGAAGCATCTGTTGTatcctggagagaaataatgaaTGAGAgtttaatttaaacatttctatttgTGTATCTGATCAGGGTTCACATGATCTGTGTGTTCAAAACACTGAACTCATTTCTGGCTGTGTGAATCAGTGCAGATATAAAGCATGTTAAAGCCGCTGAGGCGTAACAAGGCGATTGTCTTTAAACACATCAAGCATGACTTTTGCTCTTAGAAGGTTTGAAGCACTGAGAGAGACTTTTGTGTCTCAGGATATTGAAATAGCCCTTGGGAGGACCAGTGGTGTTTGAGGTCTAGTTTGTCCACAAACATTGTCATCAAACGGTGTATTACACTGCTCCGCTACCCATGCTTCCTAGCACTGGCATGTCTAATTGATagcatattgtttattattgtattaaattaatacatgtttttttttattgggacACTTCTCCTTGTGTtcctttattagtttttttgtccacagtaatagtaatattttCCTTGCTACCCTCCCTTGAATCCTAATTTTGCTTTGTCTCTTTTGTGTTGTGGAGTCATGAACACTGACATTAGATTAAGCATAACATTTTTCATAGATGATCAGGTTGATCAGTTGTTGTAAGGTTCTTGAACACAGGAGAACTATTATTGAGTGCCAAGTTTTCTTCATAATAGTTCTCattgtggttcggtggagtctgAATACCATAGAAATGGCCTTGGAAACCCTTCCAGACtcacatatttatatttattagttgTGGCATAATGACACTGATGGGAAGGTTTAAGATACACTATACAagagtattgggacaccccctgtgattattgaattcatgcaatgtaattggtaacaggtgtaaTAGGTGTAATAATcagttacataaaaaaaattatatgctcccaactttgaaGCATTACTTTAGGAAATCCCTAAACTATTCAAGTATAACTGTGTCCCTGTCCACAAAGTAAAGTATAAAAAGACGGcgcacaggtggcgcagcaggatattccgctagcacaccagcgctgagattctaaactcccgagttgaaacctcagctctgctaccaatcggctggcaggcataattggcagtgcctgcagcagacaaaattggccatttaaAGTCGGGAGggtaaaagaccggactaatgtgggtggggtcttcgacgctgtgtaaggaccttggttagcagcccgaggcgcttgtacaggaagtggaggagcgcggagatcagtgcgtggctcTTCGCGCGTGAATACTGGCCTCATGCGCAAGCGAATTCACCGAATGTGTttgtgaataagaaggggtcggtgtacTGCGCACACGTcggaatataccctcctcagacacgaccggaatctccagcagcggaagacaaactgactacactaaattgggagaaaaggggtaaaatgcatgaacaaaatagcaatgttgttatagctgaggaaatcacacagaggtcagtctattttaataccatgtgtttttttttaatgaaatatcCATCAAAATTACAGTCAggcatccaaatacttttggccataatgcaagtatatatttatgtgtaaCGAATTTATTATGAAACTCTATTTCATGTCAGGGCTCGACTCATGATGAATAAGTGTATTGGTCCAGTTCAGAATATGAGGGTTTGGGAGAGTGATCTCGCTGCATCTCGCTGCACTACATCATCATTCTTACTCTCATGCTTCACTGATGCTCTGTCATAACACTGCTGGCTCATTTTCATCAAAGCCGCAGCTCTAATTCATTTAATCAATCCTCTAACCTCCACCTGACCCTGTCAAATCCATGACCTCTATTTCCACTGATGATGGCAATAAATATGAATACATCACAGCGCAAATTCATTTATATTACACTCAGCATTACACAATTTAAGGCAGATGGGTCCCAAAaagtgacttttaattcattatttcACAATCCTGGTCCTCCACAGTCCACCTTTGACCAAATGATTAACACACAACCCATTCTGAAATGGTAACTGGACAGTAAAACCCTGATAATTCCTTTCAGATGTGTTTTAGATGAGGCTGCTGTATTTCTCGCTGGCTTGTCAGTGGCTTCTTGGAGAGAATCACATCACAATTCATGTATCACGACCCTTGACATCATAACACAATTTGAGATGGTGACTTCCTGATCCATTTAGTCCCCCTGCCCTGGTCTATCACTGAATAGACCTGTTACAATTATTACATAATCACCAAATCACAGTTATTTGAGCTAATCATGATCATTTAAAGGGCACTCTGGTATTCCAGTGGTTACCTACGTTATCCCACTACCGttggaatccagggttcaaatccccagcagtgctgttggcCAGTctgcatctacatacagacagcaCAATTTCTCTCCGCATTTTTATGAACGGTACTAGTGGCTTATTAGGGCCAGACACATCAGCAACATGTTAGAAAACCTAAGCAAAaaaactgatgcaactacggaacactttttgtttttgtaaagcactttgtgattcttatctgtgaaaagtgctatatattttactttttacttacttacttacttaagcTTGTAACTTACTAGATATAGTCAGACCACGGACTCCACAACTGCTATTTAAAAAGCAGATTAAACACTGAACTAATCTAGTGTTATACTCACCTTACGATTAATTACTTTTTCATTTTAGTCTGCAATTGTACAAGATCAAAAGACAATATCGTCGCGTATCTCCAGAAACCCAACTTTTCAGGAAAAAGCAAAAACTTTCTCCCCTGACAGTAAcggtgcaaacaaaccacagatggcgacatttagatacaattcagcacagaaataaaaatgaatcttTATCAGGTTGTCAGCCTGTTGGTTTCATGTAAAATGGACTTACGcgtacaaatataaatcatgtttacaaccatgcaattgaataacctgaataaactgtatagatcaaacattacacatttCTCAAAAAGTACCGGAAGGGAAGGAAGAGGAGAtacacggttttgatggacaggtctagcagccaatggagattcttgttaaagagattgcgtgattggtcattttgatattagCTGCTATGGACAaacagagatttatacccacaatcaacatgtaaaaaagtgaaaaccgctaaagtggagatacgtgtttttcatcagACAGCGACGATATATGTGTAACAAGCCCATCTGCCATAAAGATCAGCGACATGGCTCAGTTAcggaatcatgtccttctgccttcCAAATTTGGCTGGCAGAGGAGGCATTAATGCGCTCCAGGTGGGAATGTTTCTATTAATCACGTTTTCTCCCTCATAGATTTGCCATCTCCTCTCTTGGCGACCTGCTTTCTTTCTTTGGAACAGTATTGCCAGGctcagtccagtccagttttcATATTTTTAGCTTTTTCAGGAAATCAGTCGATACAGCGACCTAATCTTAAAGGTCTTGTTTTTGAACAAGCACCAAAGttcaaagtattcaaaaatcttttgttttttacatgagACAGCAGTTGGGAGAGGAAAATCAGCCTTAAAACTAAATGATTATCCTGTAGTGTGAGCCAGACATAAAGTCGGtgaaagcatttgttttgaacaAACTGTATAAACAATTTTATCatgtttttttccctctttgtCTCCgaatttttcccccaattttcccccctaatctagtcgtatccaattaccctaattgcgttacgcttcacctccaccattacaaccctccactgctgactgaagaGCTTTGCAaatgacacacgccccctccgacacatgctcagtaccgactgcatcttttcacctgcaggaagcaagttcatatgtggatcagccttgtgcacggagagccacaccctgatcagcaatgttccccaactctgcaaaggcgccatcattcagccagcagaagttgtAATTGCGCCAGTTTTGAGGATCCCTGGTCCAGCTTACCCACCCTGTGATGTGGCCGCCCACAAATACGAAATACcaaatacgatgtatttgaaatcccagctctggtgtgctagcgtgttttaccgctgcgccacctgagcggcttttattatgtttttgataAAAATTCGTTTTTACTTGTATTTATGGGTTTTTGTGGTAACAATAATCCACACCCAAtcagcatttaaaataaaacccaTGTTTTCTATATATGTGCATTTGTTCACATTCATTCACCTGTTCTTCAGATATTTCAACATAGTTTGTAATAGTAGATCAATAAAATTCTTCAAGAACACTAACATTTTGACTTGTGCTGCTTTAAATTCTAACTGCACTCAGTACTGAAACAACACGGTGAGCACAAGGTCACAAGTGCGTATCAAAGCACTTCTATCCTGCAGAGTCAGCttattaccaaattaccaaATCCACCTCCTCAACAGCCTTTACCAGCCTCCCCGAGGTAAATTGAAGCTCGTCTTACCCAGATACTCTATAATGTCCTTGACATCAGTGACAAGGTAGTCAAGCCTGTAGGACTCGGTGGAGGGGGGCAGATCAGACTCTCCATAGCCACGCATGTCCACGGCAACCACCCGAAACTCGCTCTTAAACTCCCTCAGCTGGTGCCTCCATGAGAACCTGAAGGAAAAATTAAGGTCATTTTCCACCAGTGACGGATCATCTAACAGCACGGTACAGTACACAGGGTAGCATATTTAggctgtggacacctgacacccAAACATCACGAAATCATGGACATTGATATCTTTGCGACACCAACAGACTTTAGAAAACTGCAGGGATTTACTTCcataaaacattacaaattTGAAACACTTATGTTGGGTAATCATTCTTGGCTAGTGTAATCATATTTATAACTTAATTATAAGCGGAcaagcggcacggtggctcagtgggtagcactgtcgcctcacagcaggaaggtcctgggttcgatccccaggcggggcggtccgggtcctttctatgcaaagtttgcatgttctccccgtgtctgtgtgggtttcctccgggagctccggtttcctcccacagtccgaaaacatgcagtcaggttaactggagacactgaattgcccaataggtgaatgggtgtgtgtgtgtatgtactgtatgtgtctggcctgcgatggactggcgccctgtccagggtgttactgtgtgccttgcgcccattgaaaagctgggataggttccagccCCCCCCTCCCTgaaaccctaattggataagcggttaagaaagtgagtgagtattagcgGACATGTCAGCTGTAAAATATAGTCCAGACGCCCAGCTAGGTACCCCCTatcaggcacaattggcagtgtctgacaaagacaaaattggccactagtctgctgggtgggaaaaaaaaCTGACTAAAAACTAACCAGGTAAGGACAGTTAGTAGCTCAGGGCACCTGTATAGACTGGCCTGTACAGACTGGCCTCACACACCAATCCAcatgtgtgtcaggcaaatgtaCCCTCCTCGGACGCGATTgtggtccccagcagcagaagactaaatgtctatgctaaattgggagaaaaagcaaGTAAAATGCTAAGGTCCAAGTACACTCACCTACATTCTACCTCAATAATGGACACTTTTACTGTCCAGCTGATGCATCAGTCAGACATTAAACAGTTTAGTGAAACTAAAGGTCACCTTTAACACTTCAGTTCTTTCAAACtgcatccaacatcagtttatTTCACTTTCCACTAAGCTCCCTAATTAAAGATCCTATCTGCAGCTAGAGGATgccaactgtgtgtgtgtgtgtgtgtgtgcgcgcgctgaGGATGAGCAGAAGCCTGGCAGTGTTTCTGACGAGTCAGATTCAGCAGAGACTCCCTGCACAGTATTCCAATCTGTTCCAATATGGATGAGCTTTAAAAATGAATcagactatacacacacacacacacactcacacgtttTTACAGTGGGGTGAGAAAGTAATTGCTCTCTTTTCAATCACCTCTGTTATTGAATATTTGTCATATCAAATGAATTCAGATCACACAAAGGGAACTCATGTAAAAACAACAATGGTTTCCGGCACCATTGTAAATAAAGTAAGTGCACCCTTAACTGGTTGCACCAACTTTAGTAGCAACAACTGCAACCAAGGACTTCATATAATTTGAAATAAGTCTTTCGAATGTTAGTGGAGGAATTTGGGCTCCACTCGTCTTTGTGGAACAGGTAAAaataacacacgcacacactgcTGGATTTCAAACATAAGCTTTTCACATCAGGTAGCACCTCAACAGTTTTAAATTTGACTAACCGACTCCATAGGTTTGGCTGTTAATCTATTAGATGtcaacttttttgtttttcaaattactgctgagggatacccgattggaTCCGAGAAGAGCACGTCGCTGCCTATGCCTCTcaaacacgtgcacagccctcctcttctcacccctggattctgcacaggtgtctttTCCGCCAATCAGGATCCTTACAAAGCGTATTAAGATCCCACCTCACACACAGTCCGATCGACCCGgccctagcagatacggtggccaattagtatctgatgcaggcactgccaattatgcccgtcagatggcgcccagccgaccggtggcaatgccgagttttgaaccgaggagttcagaatctctgcactggtgtactagcggaatatccagctGCTCCACATCCTGCTACTTTAGCCATTTATGCCTTTGTAacagctcatggacagatgatcTTAAATCAGACAGGGTTGTAAAAAATTATTGTCCCCCTTCCTAATTTCTTCTACGTTGTGATACTGatcacatttataaaataaaaatcatcaaatcacttttaatattagacaaacACCCAAGTAAGGGAGcattttacataataataatgatattattttCATCAGTGTCCAGTGGAGCAGAAACAGAGCCTGTGCCAAATTATTACACATCAAGCTTCTCTGTGCTCAACTTTACTGACTACACAGTGTTTTATGCTAATTTATGTACCAGGttgataattaattaaaagccaACACTTGTGGCTTTGTAGCTCTTCCATGTGATTTAATTCATCCTTAGATTAACTAAACAACAAAGTTTCATGAAGCCATTTTATTTTTGCTGGGTTTCTGTCTTCTAACATCTCCAAATGACGATGCTGCAGAACGTTTCTGTATAAACCTAAATACAGCCAGTCACAGAGAGGCCATAACCCTGTCTGACCTTCCTACCCACAAAAACACACCCAGTAGTGTTCGGTGGATGCCCAGCCAGGTTGGTGGCtctgctgggattcaaactcggatctcagcagtggtgtgctagcgcatTAGACCGATCCGTCATGTCAGTCTGGGGTGATCTGCGCCGGGTGTTTCTGGCTGgtaccagacccactgtgacccagacAGGACAGAAGTGATTAGTACGAAATAAGCTCTAAATATTACAATGTGAACCACAGCAGCAGTTTTTCCCACTGCAACAACACTGTTCTACTATGCTAGACATTTAACATGGGAGCCTGCAATGTTTCATTTGTGAGCTGTAAACACTGTGGTTGAGTGAGAAGGTCCTGAGGGCATGTCTACAGCAGAAATAgatgtaaaaatataaacaagagAGCCTGGCTTTGTGTTAAAATGATGTTTTCTTAGGCTTAGGATATTTAATCATTCTATTGCTTTTTTTTGCAACAGTGGGAATAATGAAATGTTGACCAGTGCAGTGTTGTTGTTGTCGTTAAGCACATTTAATGCATCGATTCACAGTGTGACTCACCAGAATTCAGGGAATCCATGCAGGAACAGCATCAGTGGTTTCCCCCGCTCTCCTGCAGCAACATAGTGAAATCTGAGTCCTGACTCCTAAAACCACAAAAATCAAAGACATTTATATTAATGAAATGCTTCCTGCCGCATCCATCCAGGGGCCGATTACCACCGATGCGGATGTCAGGCTCCTTCTCACCCTGCTGTCTGTTTTATAGAGCTATAAAGAGTCCAACACACAGGTTTCAGAAATGATCGATCCCACATGATTTATCACCATTCAGGAATACATTTACAGTGAGTTCAATGACTCTAGTGTTGACATCGAAATGCCTGCACAGTGATTAGCTTACTCTTGTGGTTTTCAATAGGTTTAGTCTGTTAAAACTGTAATCTAGCACGTCAAGAAGAGTGGGCGTCTGTGgttctggtgtccacatacttttggccagataGTCTTAATGTGTTTATTCATACTTAGTAATAGTAAAATCACATATCGCCTTGTAAGAAAAAGCTGCTCCACAATCAGCACATTAAAGCCCTATCAAAGTTTGTTACTGATCACATAAATGTGGGCATTAACAAGGAGTTTGGCCCTCTATGCATATAACAGcatgtcagtgtgctctcagtgctggtccaaaGCCCAGATACAAATACAGTTGccccaggaagggcatccagcgtaaaaacCGACAAATTGggtatgcggaccagaatgatcccATGTAccgacccctaaatacaggagcaggagaaacaaaacaaacaatatatatggcactcaggtggcgcagcagtctatTGTGCAAGCCCACCATTGTATGAGTCTCAGTGGTCCAACTGGCTGTCTGGGAGTCTAGACAGATATTATTGGTTATGTCTAAATAGgatggtgtcctgtccagggtactCCTGCCTTTCTCCCAATGTTTTATAGAGGAAActcacagcgaccctgaccaggataaagtgtttgATTATGAAGCAAAAAGAATGAAAACGTGTCAACccatgtgtatttatttatttattaggattttaacgtcatgtttggttacattcatgacagaaacggtagttcaatgtcaaacacagtcatggacaattttgtacctccaattcacctcacttgcatgtctttggactgtgggaagaaaccagagcacctggaggaaacaaacgcagacacggggaagaacatgcaaactccacacagaaaggacccggaccactccacctgggaattcgAACTCAGGATCgtttcgctgtgaggcgacagtgctacccatcagccccggttctggactgctttgcttggggggggcagtaaaacctaatgagggggcatgttgatagtcatgtttttgaagccagaaatatattcaaggcttgatttgtgcatgaatgatgacagccaagctattgatactggcttaaagtgatgtatgaggtaaagaaataaaaatgcatgttttcgaacttaaacttaaaacccaattattaaaaaatacatgttgattatgtaaatggagaaaaaagattatctaattgtatttcattttaatacgcccccttaattaaattgccattaggtcattagcctaaccgctaacggctaataaaataatttaagcaacacctatgtaagaggtaagtaacattaaagcaacgaaaaaccacagttaagcaaatattaccatgtggaagtcagtttaaactcagaagagtgtttaccagtatacctgcctctcgctcacactaacagaacatatactgccgaactgaactgtttggggcagtctgccgatttttatatgactcaaagagccaatcaggaataagcaaggaaatatcttcacactgtaaaacaaaatgcatttttgtgattggttcagagataattttaaaaatagccgttgcttgcattgtgcttgggggggcaaagacacaatttgggggggcaatgcccccctcagcccccccctagcgccggccctgctacCCATCATGCTACCTGCCAACCCATTTGTAAATGTTGAGGGGAAGCAAGTAAAGTTTATTCATACAGCAGTTTCTATACACTTTCTATACtcatttaaagtttaaaattgAGAAAAATGCAGAactgctgaaataaatcaaataaaaaaattacaaatcagGAAAGCGAGAGCGTTTTCAGGAGGTTGTGTGTTTGCTGGGATCCAATTTCTAGTCCAGTCGACACAAATCCTAGTtcagggtggcactgtggccaagtgggtagcactgtcgcctcacagcaagaaggtcctgggttcgattcccaagtggagcggtctgggtcctttctgtgtgaagtttgcatgttctctccgtgtctgcgtgggtttcttccgggagctccggtttcctcctacagtccaaagacgtgcaagtgaggtgaactggagatacaaaattgtccatgactgtgtttgacattaaaacttgtaaactgatgaatcttgtgtaagcagtaactatctgtcctgtcatgaattaaccaaagtgtaaaacatgatgttaaaattctagtTCGGGGACTAAGAGGTTGAGTGCTTTTAAAGTTATTGATACAGTAACTCATTTACATGACCGATGGGTTTATTCGGATTCGTTGCCCTCTCACCTTGATCCGGACGTAGCAGTGGGTGCCCAGTGAGGTGTCGGTGAGGCAGGCTGGCGGACTCTCTCTCACCCTCCACCTGAAGGTCTGGACTGGTCTGATCAGCACGCTCCAGCCCAGCCGCAGCACCGACACGCACGCGCACAGGCCGCAGCATCCGTACACCAGCGCCCAGTACCCCGCCGCGCGCAGCCTCAGCGCGAGCCGCAGCACCCGCCCGAGCATCTTCTCATCGCGTTACTGACCCCCCGGTGTCGGTGGCGTGGAGACTGTTGTTGTGTTGCTCTGGATTCCGTACACGTTGCTCAGCCTACATGGTGTAAACTACGAGTCCTGCACGATCTGCTCTGACGATGCCCGATTCACTCACCGAATCATTTTAAAGTGAGCCGAGTCATTTAAATGAATCCGGGAATCGATTCAGACCAGACTCTGATTTGTTGTCGcatttgtttattgggattttcacgtcatgttttacactttggttacattcatgacagaacaggtagtcactgattacacaagattcatggttagggcagttgtagcctagtggttaaggtactggactagtaatccaaaggtcactggttcaagccccaccactgccaggttgccactgttgggcccttgagcaaggcagtcatggacaattttgtatctctaattcacctcacttgcacgtctttggactgtgggaggaaaccggagctcccagaggaaacccactcagtcacggggagaacatgcaaactccactcagaaaggacccggaccgccccacctggggatcgaaccccagaccgtcttgctgtgaggcgacagtgctacacactacccactgagccacaataGTAAAGTGGCGGGTTTAGCGCTATATAAAC contains these protein-coding regions:
- the ephx4 gene encoding epoxide hydrolase 4, which gives rise to MLGRVLRLALRLRAAGYWALVYGCCGLCACVSVLRLGWSVLIRPVQTFRWRVRESPPACLTDTSLGTHCYVRIKESGLRFHYVAAGERGKPLMLFLHGFPEFWFSWRHQLREFKSEFRVVAVDMRGYGESDLPPSTESYRLDYLVTDVKDIIEYLGYNRCFLVGHDWGGIIAWLFAIYYPEMVVKLVVLNSPHPSVFADYALRHPSQLLKSSYFFFFQLPRFPELMFSINDYKALKSLFTSRSTGIGLKGRWLTAEELEAYMYALSQPGALTAALNYYRNVFNFLPLSQSEVRSPVLLLWGERDAFLEQDMAEACRLYIRNHFRLNIISGASHWLQQDQPDIVNTLIWTFLKEGEGRKSYRN